From a single Bacteroidia bacterium genomic region:
- a CDS encoding glycosyltransferase family 39 protein, which yields MKNLKPFSSVWWQGKSLWLLLPAILVFIVGKWADLSLPFFWDELGVYGRGILHMVDHGPGMLPSSLPPELSRGHPLFFYFFFSLGGWISGFSLPFLHGMALWVTIGLFAAVYFAGKQLMGEWVGLAATLFMMVMPVVFAQATLILPEMMLALLVFLGLYTFFKKRFGWYFILCGLALLTKESAIVLPLATALFSMLTAQNLRIRNTAIALSPLTVFALFLAVQRLQNGWWFFPYHVELVSFAPEEVIDKLGRILRFLFIAQGRWGGMVLLLIGVITFAWNTRKKATTLHPFFLLAGIFFLGWLGFSSLNFYMDRYFLAFFPVTGLFAAAGIREMSRLLEKKEIILAVPFAGVLILPLLNFTTPDFHYDVDISFRRLVNVQIQTTHFLEKEVAEGELFFANFPLYNGFLDNRYGYMQTEGSFRPTVVYHDSLRIIAIIQPPLDAAYTIHIDPAKEIWRYEDGYSKAVVYDLKKDENF from the coding sequence GTGAAAAATCTCAAACCATTTTCGTCCGTTTGGTGGCAGGGTAAATCATTGTGGCTCTTGCTTCCGGCAATCCTTGTTTTTATTGTGGGGAAATGGGCAGACCTTTCGCTACCATTCTTCTGGGACGAGTTGGGTGTTTACGGCAGGGGTATTCTCCACATGGTCGATCACGGGCCGGGTATGCTGCCCTCGTCGCTTCCGCCAGAACTCAGCCGCGGGCATCCTCTTTTTTTCTACTTTTTCTTTTCGCTGGGAGGATGGATTTCCGGGTTCTCTCTTCCTTTTCTTCACGGCATGGCGCTGTGGGTTACGATCGGGCTGTTTGCGGCGGTTTATTTTGCAGGAAAACAGTTGATGGGCGAATGGGTGGGGTTGGCTGCAACATTATTTATGATGGTAATGCCCGTTGTATTTGCCCAGGCTACCCTCATTTTACCAGAAATGATGCTGGCGCTGTTGGTATTTCTGGGATTATATACATTTTTCAAAAAGCGCTTCGGCTGGTATTTTATTCTTTGCGGCCTCGCCCTGCTGACCAAAGAGTCGGCGATTGTCCTTCCGCTGGCTACTGCATTATTTTCGATGCTTACCGCCCAAAATCTCCGTATCAGAAATACAGCCATTGCCCTTTCCCCTTTGACTGTATTTGCGCTCTTCCTGGCTGTTCAGCGCTTACAGAATGGCTGGTGGTTTTTTCCTTACCATGTGGAACTCGTTTCATTTGCCCCGGAAGAAGTCATCGATAAACTGGGGAGGATTCTGCGCTTTTTATTTATCGCGCAGGGCAGATGGGGCGGAATGGTGCTTCTATTGATTGGGGTAATAACTTTTGCATGGAATACACGGAAAAAGGCGACAACCCTTCATCCCTTTTTTCTGCTGGCGGGCATATTTTTTCTGGGATGGCTGGGTTTTAGTTCGCTCAACTTCTATATGGATCGCTACTTTCTGGCATTTTTCCCGGTTACAGGATTGTTTGCAGCGGCGGGTATCCGGGAAATGAGCCGGTTGCTGGAGAAAAAAGAAATTATCCTGGCAGTTCCGTTTGCTGGCGTGCTGATTTTACCTTTGTTGAATTTCACCACCCCAGACTTCCACTACGATGTAGATATCAGTTTCCGTCGTTTGGTGAATGTACAAATACAAACCACCCATTTTCTGGAAAAGGAAGTAGCGGAAGGAGAACTGTTTTTTGCAAACTTCCCTCTTTACAATGGCTTTCTGGACAATCGTTATGGATACATGCAGACAGAGGGTTCGTTCCGCCCAACGGTAGTCTACCATGATAGTTTGCGGATCATCGCCATCATACAACCTCCGCTGGACGCTGCATATACGATCCACATTGACCCTGCCAAAGAAATCTGGCGATATGAAGATGGGTACTCTAAGGCCGTTGTTTATGATTTGAAGAAAGACGAAAATTTTTAG